Proteins encoded within one genomic window of Rubidibacter lacunae KORDI 51-2:
- the cax gene encoding calcium/proton exchanger → MSNKNKFFLIMLLFVPMSLAAEFLDWGAATVFILSALAIVPLAAFMGTATEEIAIVAGPTLGGLMNATFGNATELIIALLALRSGLVSVVKASITGSIVGNLLLVSGFAMLLGGIRFKEQVFQPEIARVNASAMNLAVIAILLPTALNLNSSGISELRLQRLSVAVSVVAIVVYGLTLFFSMKTHAYLHDVGKAQVDPEGDREPPEDVNLTLWIVVLLVVTVVVGVESEFLVTSLEEATATLGLSALFTGVILLPIIGNSAEHVTAVTVAMKNKMDLSVSVTVGSTLQIALFVGPILVIVGWIIGQPMDLNFSPFELVAVAVAVLIANSISSDGKSNWLEGCLLLATYATLALAFFFYPEVTGV, encoded by the coding sequence ATGAGCAATAAGAACAAGTTTTTTCTCATAATGCTGCTGTTCGTACCGATGTCTCTAGCTGCCGAGTTTCTCGATTGGGGTGCGGCAACGGTTTTTATCCTGTCGGCGTTGGCGATCGTGCCGCTGGCAGCCTTCATGGGCACGGCAACTGAGGAGATCGCGATCGTGGCAGGTCCGACGCTGGGGGGATTGATGAACGCCACGTTCGGCAACGCAACGGAGCTGATCATCGCGCTCCTGGCACTGCGGAGCGGACTCGTGAGCGTGGTTAAGGCCTCAATTACCGGCTCGATTGTCGGCAACTTGCTGCTGGTATCGGGGTTTGCGATGTTGCTCGGCGGCATTCGATTTAAGGAACAGGTGTTTCAGCCGGAGATTGCGCGCGTCAATGCTTCGGCGATGAACCTGGCCGTGATCGCAATTTTGCTGCCGACGGCGTTGAACCTTAACTCAAGCGGCATCAGCGAGCTGCGGCTGCAGCGATTGTCGGTGGCAGTATCCGTCGTGGCGATCGTCGTATATGGGTTGACCCTGTTCTTCTCCATGAAGACGCATGCCTATCTCCACGACGTGGGCAAAGCACAGGTGGATCCCGAAGGCGATCGCGAGCCGCCCGAGGACGTCAACCTGACGCTTTGGATCGTCGTGTTGTTGGTAGTGACGGTGGTTGTGGGGGTCGAATCAGAATTTCTCGTGACATCGCTGGAAGAAGCGACTGCCACGTTGGGGTTGTCGGCGCTGTTTACGGGGGTGATCTTGCTGCCCATTATCGGTAACTCCGCGGAGCACGTGACGGCAGTGACGGTGGCGATGAAGAACAAGATGGACTTATCGGTGTCGGTCACGGTCGGTTCGACGCTGCAGATTGCCCTATTTGTAGGTCCGATCCTCGTCATCGTCGGGTGGATCATCGGTCAGCCAATGGATTTGAATTTCAGCCCCTTCGAACTCGTGGCGGTGGCGGTGGCAGTGCTGATTGCTAATTCTATTAGCTCCGATGGCAAGTCGAACTGGTTGGAAGGCTGCTTATTATTGGCAACTTACGCGACGCTCGCGCTCGCCTTCTTTTTCTATCCTGAGGTGACGGGGGTCTAG
- a CDS encoding LOG family protein yields MGSFHAEDRRYSLQERLGNLIERAPTKQNGDLIQRAFDLLVGIAGEDLERLDWKILTGALQDMQLGFRVFRTHTHTRKVAIFGSARIATDTPEYAMARDFARCLVQQGFAVMTGGGGGIMQAGNEGAGAERSFGLNIQLPFEQDSNPYIAGDPKAIDFKYFFTRKLFFLKESDAIALFPGGYGTQDEAFECLTLCQTGRHGPVPLVLVDKPGGNYWRAWHEYVCEHLIGNGLVSPEDAEIYTLTDDLDVACAAIQKFYRLYHSSRYAGRWFVMRLNAAISQLQLRQLNEEFGDILRGGAILQRDALPEENGELAGLPRLVFDFNQRDLGRLYQLIRHLNDLDIHHTAEQHPEWK; encoded by the coding sequence ATGGGTTCATTTCACGCCGAGGACCGCCGCTATTCGCTTCAAGAGCGGCTGGGCAACCTCATTGAGCGAGCGCCAACCAAGCAGAACGGCGACCTCATCCAACGCGCGTTCGACCTGCTGGTAGGCATTGCTGGGGAAGATTTAGAGCGCCTTGATTGGAAGATCCTCACAGGTGCCCTACAGGACATGCAGCTCGGTTTCCGAGTTTTTCGCACCCACACCCACACGCGCAAAGTCGCAATCTTTGGCTCGGCCCGCATTGCGACCGATACGCCGGAATATGCAATGGCGCGAGACTTCGCGCGCTGTCTGGTTCAGCAGGGATTTGCCGTGATGACCGGCGGCGGCGGGGGGATCATGCAAGCTGGCAACGAGGGAGCTGGAGCCGAGCGCTCCTTCGGGCTGAATATTCAGCTACCGTTCGAGCAAGATTCAAATCCTTACATTGCCGGCGATCCCAAAGCTATTGACTTTAAGTATTTTTTCACGCGCAAGCTGTTTTTTCTTAAAGAGAGCGACGCAATTGCCCTGTTCCCCGGTGGTTACGGTACCCAGGATGAAGCATTCGAATGTCTGACTCTTTGCCAAACCGGACGTCACGGACCCGTACCGCTAGTGTTGGTGGACAAACCCGGTGGCAATTATTGGCGCGCGTGGCACGAATACGTGTGCGAGCACCTTATTGGCAACGGGCTGGTCAGCCCCGAGGATGCAGAAATCTACACCTTGACCGACGACTTGGACGTAGCGTGTGCGGCGATTCAGAAGTTTTACCGCCTCTATCACTCCAGCCGCTATGCGGGTCGGTGGTTCGTGATGCGCTTGAATGCGGCGATCTCGCAACTGCAACTCAGGCAGCTCAATGAGGAGTTCGGCGATATCTTGCGCGGTGGCGCGATTCTCCAGCGCGACGCCTTGCCCGAAGAAAACGGGGAGTTGGCCGGATTACCTCGTTTGGTGTTCGATTTCAACCAGCGCGACCTCGGTCGGCTCTATCAACTCATCCGCCATCTCAACGATCTCGATATCCACCATACTGCCGAGCAGCACCCCGAGTGGAAGTAA
- the trxA gene encoding thioredoxin: MAAAAEVTDSTFDTEVIQSGVPVLVDFWAPWCGPCRMVAPVVEEIADQFAEQVKVVKVNTDDNPSIASKYGIRSIPTLMIFKDGQRVDMVVGAVPKATLVNTLEKYL, from the coding sequence ATGGCAGCAGCTGCAGAGGTTACGGATTCGACCTTCGACACCGAGGTCATTCAAAGTGGCGTTCCCGTCTTAGTTGATTTTTGGGCGCCGTGGTGCGGTCCTTGCCGGATGGTCGCGCCGGTTGTCGAGGAGATTGCGGACCAGTTCGCAGAGCAAGTAAAAGTTGTCAAAGTTAATACTGATGACAATCCCAGTATTGCGAGCAAGTACGGCATTCGCAGCATCCCGACCCTGATGATCTTCAAGGACGGACAGCGAGTAGATATGGTAGTCGGTGCCGTTCCCAAAGCCACTTTGGTCAACACTCTCGAGAAGTATCTCTAA
- a CDS encoding DUF2079 domain-containing protein: MLQKFEERAGLRLAIGGAIVFGAIALALVLHRHFTFYSSYDQGIFNQVFWNGIHGRFFQSSLSSQLSTNVVHAGEVPAVNYHRLGQHFTPALLLWHPLYALVPHPATLSVLMVGLVTAAGFVLYALARLYVEPRVAGLIVLSYYSANAILGPTLANFHDVCQMPLFIFGLLLSMEKRWWGWFGVLAVLTLAVREDSGIALFGVGAYMVLSRRFPRIGLATCCASFIYMVALTNAIMPLFSDDISKRFMLERFGQYVDGDEATTLDVIRAMLTQPWLLVAELVTPVGRTLSYLFGQLLPFAFVPIASPGAWAIAGFPLLKLLLGRGDSVLAISIRYAMNVVPGLCYGVILWWAGQGWRTFGQSLERCRPRVLTPRLRRAWVGCICLSLLLTVVANPNRTLYFLVPDSIEPWVHISLAEQWPRSRQMHALLAEIPSEASVAATTYFIPHLSGRREIVRFPTLELLDDSGTVQRVEYAIADLWRLERYQVAFKHDRALLRSAVATIDERTASDEYGIVRCIDGVVLLQRGVASDAEAVANWQAYRQQIAPTLTAA, encoded by the coding sequence ATGTTACAAAAGTTCGAGGAACGGGCGGGCCTGCGGTTGGCTATCGGCGGCGCGATCGTGTTTGGGGCGATCGCGCTGGCGTTAGTCCTGCACCGGCATTTCACGTTTTACTCGTCTTACGACCAGGGCATTTTCAATCAGGTGTTCTGGAATGGGATCCACGGGCGATTTTTCCAGAGTTCCTTGTCCTCACAGCTTTCAACGAATGTGGTGCATGCGGGCGAGGTGCCGGCCGTCAACTATCACCGCTTGGGGCAACACTTCACGCCCGCTCTATTGTTATGGCATCCCCTCTACGCGCTGGTACCGCATCCGGCAACGCTGTCGGTGTTGATGGTGGGATTGGTGACGGCAGCGGGTTTCGTGCTGTACGCCCTGGCAAGGCTGTACGTGGAACCAAGGGTAGCCGGACTAATTGTCCTCAGCTACTACAGCGCCAATGCCATCTTGGGACCGACACTGGCTAATTTCCATGACGTCTGCCAGATGCCGCTTTTCATATTCGGGCTGCTGCTGTCGATGGAGAAACGTTGGTGGGGGTGGTTTGGGGTGTTGGCTGTGCTAACGCTCGCCGTGCGCGAAGATAGCGGCATTGCCCTGTTTGGGGTGGGCGCCTACATGGTTTTGAGCCGGCGGTTTCCGCGCATCGGACTGGCAACGTGCTGTGCGAGCTTCATTTACATGGTGGCCTTGACCAATGCGATCATGCCGCTGTTTTCCGACGACATCTCCAAGCGGTTCATGTTGGAGCGTTTCGGGCAGTACGTGGACGGCGATGAAGCCACGACCCTTGATGTCATCCGGGCGATGCTGACGCAGCCCTGGTTGCTTGTAGCGGAGCTGGTCACGCCGGTGGGTCGGACGTTGTCGTACCTGTTCGGTCAGCTCTTGCCCTTTGCGTTCGTTCCGATCGCATCGCCGGGTGCCTGGGCGATCGCGGGATTTCCGCTGCTGAAGTTGCTGTTGGGTCGGGGCGATTCCGTATTGGCGATTTCAATTCGCTACGCGATGAACGTGGTGCCGGGATTGTGTTATGGGGTAATTTTGTGGTGGGCAGGTCAAGGCTGGCGGACGTTCGGACAGTCCCTGGAACGCTGTCGACCGCGCGTGCTAACGCCACGTTTGCGCCGCGCGTGGGTTGGTTGCATCTGCCTGTCGCTATTGCTCACGGTGGTGGCAAATCCCAACCGGACGCTGTACTTCCTAGTACCGGACTCGATCGAACCGTGGGTGCACATTTCGCTGGCAGAACAATGGCCGCGATCGCGCCAGATGCACGCACTGCTGGCCGAGATCCCTTCAGAGGCAAGCGTCGCGGCAACAACTTATTTCATCCCCCATCTATCAGGCCGGCGCGAGATCGTTCGCTTTCCGACATTGGAGTTGCTCGATGATAGTGGAACAGTACAGCGCGTCGAGTACGCGATTGCCGATTTATGGCGGCTGGAGCGCTACCAGGTGGCGTTTAAGCACGATCGTGCCCTCCTGCGTTCCGCAGTGGCAACAATCGACGAGCGGACGGCTAGCGACGAGTACGGCATCGTGCGCTGCATCGATGGCGTGGTGCTGCTGCAACGGGGCGTTGCCTCGGATGCAGAGGCTGTTGCGAATTGGCAAGCCTATCGACAGCAGATCGCGCCAACTTTGACCGCAGCCTAG
- a CDS encoding energy transducer TonB: MRPGQWLLFLGASILLHAIAFWTWEWQEKHRSSEAIAPPEFEPIEFVTVPNTTTDPPPDTERIAAANAVESGRTEREPLPPTAAAVAPTAPAPQVSASSPSSSSAPPVSPPPPEPPAPTPLPVERTSRPEPQPSTRQRPEPTSPPVAGVPATLRQPERVTQPQPEPTPEPALEPQPPLRSRPTVRPEPLPSARPAVPTPVPEPSRQQPQPAPERPAPQIARPPVPTAPATELPAAALTPQPLVREAPAATSPATESPATPLAETPESSNGLLGGPIARSLDEEGTSEFFNPPAGSDRAAETPQSTAARQDIDLGPYLSELQRRVRRNWQPSSPRRDRQTLIQFQIARNGQIRNLRVVQTSGSPIVDRETLEAIERAAPFPPLPSGFHQEALNVNFSFNIHITENDRPSLRLGPS, encoded by the coding sequence TTGCGTCCGGGACAGTGGCTGTTGTTTTTGGGAGCGTCGATCCTGCTGCACGCGATCGCGTTTTGGACGTGGGAGTGGCAGGAAAAACACCGATCGAGCGAGGCGATCGCGCCACCGGAGTTCGAGCCGATCGAGTTCGTAACCGTACCGAACACAACAACAGACCCGCCGCCAGACACCGAGCGCATCGCCGCAGCAAATGCCGTGGAGAGCGGCCGCACCGAGCGGGAACCGTTGCCCCCAACCGCTGCCGCCGTGGCACCAACGGCGCCAGCACCCCAGGTCAGCGCGTCGTCACCATCGTCCTCGAGTGCCCCGCCGGTGAGTCCTCCACCGCCAGAGCCACCAGCACCAACGCCACTGCCAGTCGAGCGGACCTCCCGTCCCGAACCGCAACCATCGACGCGCCAACGTCCGGAACCCACCTCCCCGCCTGTCGCAGGAGTGCCCGCAACCCTCCGGCAACCCGAGCGCGTAACGCAACCGCAGCCCGAACCAACACCCGAACCAGCGCTCGAGCCACAACCGCCGTTGCGGTCGCGCCCGACTGTTCGCCCCGAGCCGTTGCCGTCCGCGCGACCGGCAGTTCCGACACCAGTGCCCGAGCCGTCCCGGCAACAACCGCAGCCCGCACCGGAACGACCCGCACCTCAGATCGCCCGCCCGCCCGTACCCACAGCACCCGCAACCGAATTACCAGCGGCGGCACTCACACCTCAGCCGCTGGTAAGGGAAGCGCCAGCAGCAACATCACCCGCGACCGAGTCGCCCGCTACACCTCTCGCTGAAACTCCCGAGAGCTCGAATGGATTGCTGGGCGGACCGATCGCACGCAGCCTCGACGAAGAGGGCACTAGCGAGTTTTTTAATCCGCCCGCCGGGAGCGATCGCGCCGCCGAGACGCCTCAAAGCACGGCCGCTCGCCAAGATATCGACCTCGGCCCCTATCTAAGCGAACTGCAGCGGCGCGTGCGGCGGAATTGGCAGCCGAGCAGTCCCCGACGCGATCGCCAAACGCTGATCCAATTTCAAATCGCTCGGAACGGACAGATCCGCAACCTGCGGGTCGTTCAAACCTCGGGATCGCCGATTGTCGATCGCGAAACCCTGGAAGCGATTGAGCGGGCGGCACCCTTTCCACCGCTACCTAGCGGGTTTCACCAGGAAGCGTTGAATGTTAACTTTAGTTTCAACATTCACATCACGGAAAACGACCGGCCCTCTTTACGATTGGGACCGTCGTAA
- a CDS encoding PD-(D/E)XK nuclease family protein translates to MSEVVLPRLSQGHLNLLAACPRKFQHAYLDRLQAPANLVQSDRLAWGKRFHLLMQQRELGLPIASVLPEDDEFGAAIAALTESASELLSTQSGTWRAAEHLRTLEFAGYLLTVVFDLLLASRERARILDWKTYLQPPSSRRQQLVESWQTRLYLFVLAETCEYAPEQIEFVYWFVKPPATPQQFAIAYNREQHATTQRELTELLTNLTQWQQAYDSHGTLFPQVPESSSLCATCAFASRCQRQSPAVSELASDWREALARVDEVAL, encoded by the coding sequence GTGTCTGAAGTAGTGCTCCCGCGTTTGTCGCAAGGTCATTTGAACTTGCTGGCAGCTTGCCCGCGCAAGTTCCAACATGCCTACCTCGATCGTTTGCAAGCCCCGGCAAACTTAGTTCAGAGCGATCGCCTGGCCTGGGGCAAACGGTTTCACCTGCTGATGCAACAGCGCGAGTTGGGCTTGCCGATCGCGTCGGTGCTACCAGAGGACGACGAGTTCGGGGCAGCAATTGCAGCCTTGACCGAGTCCGCCTCGGAGCTGCTGTCGACCCAGTCGGGAACGTGGCGGGCAGCAGAGCACTTGCGAACGCTGGAGTTTGCCGGATATTTACTGACGGTCGTGTTTGACTTATTGCTTGCCAGCCGCGAGCGCGCGCGAATACTGGACTGGAAAACTTACTTGCAACCGCCGAGCAGTCGGCGGCAACAGCTCGTTGAAAGTTGGCAAACACGGCTATACCTGTTCGTGTTGGCGGAAACCTGCGAATATGCTCCGGAGCAAATCGAGTTTGTTTATTGGTTTGTCAAGCCACCAGCAACGCCGCAACAGTTCGCGATCGCCTACAACCGCGAGCAGCACGCCACCACCCAGCGGGAATTAACCGAGCTGTTAACCAATTTGACGCAATGGCAGCAAGCCTACGACAGCCACGGGACATTGTTTCCGCAGGTGCCGGAGTCGAGCAGCCTTTGTGCCACCTGCGCCTTCGCCAGCCGCTGCCAACGCCAGTCGCCCGCAGTGTCGGAGCTGGCGTCGGACTGGCGCGAGGCGCTCGCCCGGGTCGATGAAGTGGCGCTGTAG
- a CDS encoding PAP/fibrillin family protein: MSKKAELLGALAGKNRGLLANELEKVALLASIAQLEDLNPTPQPLARPDLLAGNWRLLYTTSKDLLGFDRLPLLQPGQIYQCIHSNNARIYNIAEIVGVPFLESLVTVVATYSPLSERRVNVKFQRSIVGLQRLVSYRNPQEFVRQLETGKHFPPFDFPIEDRDRQGWLEITYLDEDLRIGRGNNGSLFVLTKEKEKR; the protein is encoded by the coding sequence ATCTCGAAGAAAGCGGAATTGCTTGGCGCCCTTGCAGGGAAAAATCGCGGCTTGCTTGCGAATGAGCTTGAGAAAGTGGCGCTTCTTGCGTCGATCGCGCAGCTCGAAGATCTCAATCCGACGCCGCAACCACTGGCGCGGCCTGATTTGCTCGCAGGGAACTGGCGCTTGCTCTACACCACAAGTAAAGACTTGCTGGGGTTCGATCGCCTGCCGCTGCTGCAGCCGGGACAGATTTACCAATGCATTCATAGCAACAACGCGCGCATTTATAACATTGCAGAAATTGTCGGCGTACCGTTTTTAGAAAGTCTGGTGACCGTGGTAGCAACGTACTCGCCCTTATCAGAGCGACGCGTCAACGTGAAGTTTCAACGCTCGATAGTCGGACTGCAACGGCTCGTCAGCTACCGCAACCCACAGGAATTCGTCCGGCAGTTAGAGACAGGTAAGCACTTTCCGCCGTTCGACTTTCCGATCGAGGATCGCGATCGCCAAGGTTGGCTGGAAATTACCTACCTCGACGAGGACTTGCGGATCGGGCGCGGCAACAACGGCAGTCTCTTCGTGTTAACCAAAGAAAAGGAAAAGCGCTGA
- the sixA gene encoding phosphohistidine phosphatase SixA gives MPDRAQPVDLYFIRHGIAADRADYTRDADRPLTNRGRERTTRVASRLLELDIHFDRLLTSPLVRARQTADILKDLGLGTTVEIHPALAPGGAIADWLTWWEQRPSGSNTAAPAIALVGHQPDLGEWAETMVWGTACGKLPIKKAGIVCIRIPAAADPRGRGELLLAVGPKWILPSPL, from the coding sequence ATGCCCGACCGTGCCCAACCCGTCGACCTTTATTTCATTCGCCACGGAATCGCTGCCGATCGTGCCGACTACACTCGCGATGCCGACCGCCCCTTAACCAATCGCGGTCGCGAGCGCACGACGCGCGTTGCTAGTCGCCTCTTGGAGCTTGACATCCACTTCGATCGCCTGCTGACCAGCCCGCTCGTCCGCGCCCGACAAACTGCCGACATCTTAAAGGACCTCGGGTTGGGCACGACCGTCGAAATCCATCCCGCCCTGGCTCCCGGCGGCGCGATCGCCGACTGGCTGACCTGGTGGGAGCAGCGGCCGTCTGGCTCGAATACTGCTGCTCCGGCGATCGCTCTCGTCGGTCACCAACCGGACCTCGGGGAGTGGGCCGAGACAATGGTTTGGGGTACCGCGTGCGGGAAGCTGCCGATTAAGAAAGCTGGCATCGTTTGCATCCGCATTCCGGCGGCAGCCGACCCGCGTGGCCGCGGTGAATTGCTCTTGGCAGTTGGTCCGAAGTGGATACTGCCCAGCCCGCTCTGA
- a CDS encoding citrate synthase, with product MNACEYMPGLEGIPAARSKISFVDGKQGILEYRGIPVEEIAKAPSTTFLETAYLLIWGKLPTRVELHEFESDIRYHRRVKYRIRDMMKCFPESGHPMDALQASAAALGLFYSRRALDDPQYIRQAVVRLLAKIPTMVAAFQLIREGNDPIQPNDDLDYSTNFLYMLTERIPDPLAARIFDICLTLHAEHTINASTFSAMVTASTLTDPYAVVASAVGTLAGPLHGGANEEVIAMLEDMGSPENIRPYIDRCLAEKKRIMGFGHRVYKVKDPRASILQGLAEQLFNKIGHDRLYDIAVEMEHVVEEKLGHKGIYANVDFYSGLVYRRLGIPTDLFTPIFAIARVAGWLAHWKEQLAVNRIFRPTQQYIGQHGLPYVPVTER from the coding sequence ATCAACGCCTGCGAGTACATGCCCGGTTTGGAAGGCATTCCGGCCGCGCGATCTAAAATCAGCTTTGTTGATGGCAAGCAAGGCATCTTGGAATACCGCGGCATCCCTGTCGAAGAAATTGCCAAAGCACCTTCTACGACGTTCCTCGAGACCGCTTATTTACTGATTTGGGGCAAGCTACCCACTCGCGTCGAACTCCACGAATTCGAATCTGACATTCGCTACCACCGCCGCGTCAAATACCGCATCCGGGACATGATGAAATGCTTCCCGGAATCGGGACACCCGATGGACGCATTGCAAGCTTCCGCGGCTGCCCTGGGATTGTTCTATTCACGCCGTGCCCTTGACGATCCGCAGTACATCCGTCAGGCGGTCGTGCGCTTATTAGCTAAAATCCCAACGATGGTAGCGGCGTTTCAACTTATCCGCGAAGGCAACGACCCCATCCAGCCTAACGACGATCTCGATTACTCCACTAATTTTCTCTACATGCTGACCGAGCGCATCCCCGATCCGCTTGCCGCTCGCATCTTTGATATCTGCTTGACTCTGCACGCCGAACATACGATTAACGCCTCTACGTTCTCGGCAATGGTAACTGCATCAACCCTTACCGATCCCTATGCTGTTGTTGCATCTGCCGTCGGCACCTTGGCTGGTCCCCTGCACGGTGGTGCCAACGAAGAAGTAATTGCCATGCTTGAAGACATGGGTTCGCCAGAAAACATTCGCCCCTACATCGATCGCTGCTTGGCAGAAAAGAAACGCATTATGGGCTTCGGGCACCGCGTTTACAAGGTCAAAGACCCACGCGCTAGTATTTTGCAAGGTCTTGCCGAACAACTCTTCAATAAAATCGGTCACGATCGCCTTTATGACATCGCCGTCGAGATGGAGCATGTCGTCGAAGAGAAGCTCGGACATAAGGGCATTTACGCCAACGTTGATTTTTACTCCGGTCTGGTTTATCGACGGCTGGGCATCCCCACCGATCTCTTCACGCCGATCTTCGCGATCGCGCGCGTCGCCGGTTGGTTGGCGCACTGGAAAGAGCAACTGGCCGTTAACCGTATATTCCGCCCGACCCAGCAGTATATCGGCCAGCACGGGTTGCCCTACGTGCCCGTCACAGAACGCTAG
- the nuoH gene encoding NADH-quinone oxidoreductase subunit NuoH, which produces MTSGIDLQGSFIDSLRAVGLPPGAAKALWMPLPMALAIVIAIVGVLVVVWLERKISAAVQQRIGPEYAGPLGVLQPVADGIKLVFKEDIVPAKADPWLFTLGPVLVVVPVFFVYAIVPFGQNLVVTNLTIGIFVWVSLSSLAPIGLLMSGYASNNKYALLGGLRAAAQSISYEIPLALAVLAIALMSNSLSTVDIVQQQAGVGILGWNIWRQPIGFLIFWIAALAECERLPFDLPEAEEELVAGYQTEYSGIRFALFYLGSYVNLVLSALLFAVLYLGGWEFPLPLDRFADWFGVSPETSFIQFVTAALGILMTLFKAYLLIFLAVLLRWTVPRVRIDQLLDLGWKFLLPVSLVNLLLTAALKLSFPAYFGG; this is translated from the coding sequence ATGACTTCTGGAATCGACCTTCAAGGAAGCTTTATCGACTCGTTGCGGGCAGTCGGACTGCCACCAGGGGCTGCTAAGGCTCTGTGGATGCCACTGCCAATGGCCTTGGCGATCGTGATCGCGATCGTGGGCGTACTGGTGGTGGTTTGGCTGGAGCGCAAGATTTCTGCCGCCGTGCAACAGCGTATCGGTCCGGAGTACGCCGGTCCGCTGGGAGTTCTGCAACCCGTTGCCGACGGCATCAAACTCGTCTTCAAAGAAGACATCGTTCCGGCGAAAGCCGACCCATGGCTGTTCACCCTCGGGCCCGTCTTGGTGGTCGTACCGGTTTTCTTCGTGTATGCGATCGTGCCCTTTGGTCAGAACTTGGTTGTCACCAACCTAACCATCGGTATCTTCGTATGGGTGTCCCTCTCTAGCCTCGCACCCATTGGCCTGCTGATGTCAGGCTATGCCTCGAACAACAAGTACGCATTACTTGGGGGATTGCGGGCAGCAGCGCAGTCGATCAGCTACGAGATTCCCCTGGCACTAGCCGTGTTGGCGATCGCGCTGATGTCCAACAGTCTCAGCACTGTTGATATCGTCCAGCAGCAAGCCGGTGTCGGCATCCTCGGTTGGAATATTTGGCGGCAGCCGATCGGCTTCCTCATTTTTTGGATCGCTGCCCTTGCCGAGTGCGAACGCTTGCCGTTCGACCTGCCAGAAGCTGAAGAAGAGTTGGTCGCCGGTTATCAAACCGAATATTCGGGCATTCGCTTCGCCCTGTTCTATCTCGGCTCCTACGTAAACCTGGTCCTCTCTGCCCTGCTGTTCGCGGTTCTCTATCTGGGTGGCTGGGAATTTCCTTTACCGCTGGACCGATTCGCCGACTGGTTTGGCGTTAGCCCGGAGACCTCCTTCATCCAGTTTGTAACGGCAGCATTGGGCATCCTGATGACGCTGTTCAAGGCTTACCTGCTGATTTTCCTGGCCGTGTTACTGCGTTGGACCGTACCCCGCGTCCGCATCGACCAGTTGCTGGACTTGGGTTGGAAATTCCTTTTGCCGGTCTCGCTCGTCAACCTACTGCTGACGGCAGCGCTCAAGCTATCATTCCCAGCATATTTTGGCGGCTAG
- the ndhI gene encoding NAD(P)H-quinone oxidoreductase subunit I → MFNLLKQVGDYAKGTFQAAKYIGQGLAVTFDHMSRRPVTVQYPYEKLIPSERYRGRIHFEFDKCIACEVCVRVCPINLPVVDWVFDKQSKKKKLDHYSIDFGVCIFCGNCVEYCPTNCLSMTEEYELAAYDRHELNYDNVALSRLPYKVTQDPAVTPLREFAYLPAGVVDPHDLPAGSQRAGRHPQDLVAELKAQPATSPSGPETPEAPNNKE, encoded by the coding sequence ATGTTTAACCTGCTCAAGCAAGTCGGCGACTACGCTAAAGGCACGTTTCAAGCCGCCAAGTACATCGGTCAGGGGCTTGCGGTCACCTTCGACCACATGAGCCGCCGTCCGGTAACAGTGCAGTATCCGTACGAAAAGTTAATTCCATCCGAGCGCTATCGCGGGCGCATTCACTTCGAGTTCGATAAGTGCATTGCCTGCGAGGTCTGCGTTCGCGTCTGCCCGATCAACTTACCCGTCGTCGATTGGGTTTTCGATAAGCAATCTAAAAAGAAGAAGCTCGATCACTACAGCATTGACTTTGGCGTTTGTATCTTCTGCGGTAACTGCGTCGAGTACTGCCCGACCAACTGCCTCTCGATGACTGAAGAGTACGAGCTGGCTGCGTACGATCGCCACGAGTTGAACTACGATAATGTCGCGCTCAGTCGTCTCCCATACAAGGTCACTCAAGACCCTGCCGTAACGCCACTGCGCGAATTTGCATACCTGCCGGCTGGGGTTGTCGACCCCCACGACTTGCCAGCTGGCAGCCAGCGAGCGGGTCGGCACCCACAGGATCTCGTTGCCGAACTGAAGGCGCAGCCGGCTACTTCACCGTCGGGACCCGAAACACCAGAGGCACCCAACAACAAGGAGTAA